From the genome of Candidatus Methylopumilus turicensis, one region includes:
- the nikR gene encoding nickel-responsive transcriptional regulator NikR: MQLSRQISLVKPLRHPVNRISISLPDELQVALDGMVNERGYESRSQAINDMLRQQLIEHKRQTSDELLVGTITILYDNGTRGLQEKIADLQYHHLDEVISSLHVNLVGKQTMEVMLVQGPASRVQTIADEVITLRGVITGKLQLLAALMPPIHS; the protein is encoded by the coding sequence ATGCAACTCTCTAGACAAATATCTTTAGTGAAGCCACTTCGTCATCCAGTGAATCGCATCAGCATTTCTTTACCTGATGAGTTACAAGTGGCTTTGGATGGCATGGTAAACGAGCGAGGTTATGAAAGTCGCTCACAAGCTATTAATGACATGTTAAGACAACAGCTGATTGAGCATAAACGACAAACCAGTGATGAGTTGTTAGTAGGGACGATTACGATTTTGTATGACAACGGCACACGGGGATTACAAGAAAAAATAGCGGATTTGCAATATCACCATTTAGATGAGGTGATTAGCTCCTTGCATGTCAATTTAGTGGGCAAACAAACAATGGAAGTAATGTTGGTACAAGGGCCTGCGTCTAGAGTACAAACCATTGCGGATGAGGTGATTACGCTCAGAGGCGTCATCACCGGTAAGTTGCAGTTGTTGGCCGCGCTAATGCCGCCAATTCATAGTTAA
- a CDS encoding ABC transporter ATP-binding protein, producing MENKLDKLPSYLSQSPEVKARFQKLKQRDVILEVKGLGKIYKTAKGEVTALKDVNFKTHRREFVCVIGPSGCGKSSLIRILAGLESYSSGEVLLDGKPVTGPGRDRGMVFQGYTLFPWRTVRKNVMFGLEMNNITGEEAANEADLWLELLGLEKFANAYPHELSGGMKQRVAIARALVNQPRILLMDEPFGALDAQSRAKMQAHLLDIWRNIDITILFITHDLDEAIYLADRILVLKANPGGVQELIEVPVPRPRSPDQFSSPEFLATKARLEALIHPPEPVIEVDPLEAHVEPRMIRFVNVADRVE from the coding sequence ATGGAAAACAAACTAGATAAATTGCCGAGCTACTTAAGTCAATCACCAGAGGTCAAAGCACGTTTTCAAAAACTAAAACAACGTGATGTTATTTTAGAAGTGAAGGGTCTGGGCAAGATTTATAAAACAGCTAAGGGCGAGGTCACGGCGCTGAAGGATGTGAATTTCAAAACACACAGACGTGAGTTTGTTTGCGTGATTGGGCCCTCTGGCTGTGGAAAGTCATCACTCATTCGTATTTTGGCGGGCTTGGAATCTTACAGTTCCGGTGAGGTATTGTTAGATGGCAAGCCCGTTACAGGTCCTGGTCGAGATCGTGGCATGGTGTTTCAGGGGTATACATTATTTCCCTGGCGCACCGTGAGAAAAAACGTCATGTTCGGCTTAGAGATGAACAATATCACTGGTGAAGAGGCTGCGAATGAAGCGGACTTATGGTTGGAGTTGTTGGGCTTAGAGAAGTTTGCCAATGCTTATCCGCATGAGCTTTCTGGCGGGATGAAACAGCGCGTAGCGATTGCGCGGGCTTTGGTAAATCAGCCGCGCATTTTACTGATGGATGAACCGTTTGGTGCGTTGGATGCACAGTCTCGCGCCAAGATGCAGGCGCACTTATTGGATATCTGGCGCAACATCGATATTACTATTTTGTTTATTACGCATGATTTAGATGAAGCCATTTATCTTGCAGATCGCATTTTAGTGCTTAAAGCCAATCCAGGCGGCGTTCAAGAACTCATCGAAGTGCCTGTTCCACGGCCACGAAGCCCGGATCAATTTAGTAGCCCAGAATTCCTTGCAACAAAGGCCCGGCTAGAAGCGTTAATTCATCCTCCAGAGCCTGTCATTGAAGTGGATCCGCTTGAGGCCCATGTTGAGCCCCGCATGATCCGTTTTGTGAACGTAGCCGATCGTGTGGAATAA